In the genome of Desulfofarcimen acetoxidans DSM 771, one region contains:
- a CDS encoding DUF2399 domain-containing protein: protein MLPENIVLYLQKYLARDETISSKDATIRDRVYSLSAKTIKSRVSYTSKIFELSGEASPSIPPAFQGSRWQNKKTAKQLKNWLNYRNSSLSFELNIRNWVENGLLIRVIELANRGTSSKGVYFIPGLPLIESWNKKELSENNANRKEADKYMLRLEALVNPYDHPGFEKIRNFARREVRQNLRVDKRAEFLLSLLSAAQTMPFFDWKEIGTFSETENMRNAASKTYDGKRTLYQTLLEEILQDSPEAIGLTTVSGNYALSFSARCRIDFTFGRWDFNECPVISNISGEEIAEIISLQAKDVHTLFLTENRAVLRKLAGHMPHEKRRHVGMIAFDGQIRSAVYNFLKIWQAAGLNKLLVWTDFDQAAIYMLKKLYGLGFADFNVLVPKEDELTLLDYPQAISMLEEFIKENMLVEQESYLKDMRLLQELIFNC from the coding sequence ATGCTGCCGGAAAACATTGTGCTGTATTTGCAAAAATATCTTGCCAGAGATGAGACAATTAGCTCTAAAGACGCAACCATAAGGGATCGAGTCTATAGTCTGTCGGCCAAAACAATAAAATCAAGAGTATCCTATACGAGCAAAATATTTGAATTATCCGGAGAAGCTTCGCCCAGTATTCCGCCCGCCTTTCAGGGCAGCCGCTGGCAAAACAAAAAGACAGCGAAACAGCTGAAAAACTGGCTTAATTACCGGAATTCATCCCTTTCCTTTGAACTCAATATACGCAACTGGGTGGAAAACGGTTTACTCATTCGGGTTATCGAACTGGCTAACCGGGGCACTTCCAGCAAAGGCGTATATTTCATTCCGGGGCTGCCCTTGATAGAAAGCTGGAATAAAAAGGAGCTGTCTGAAAATAACGCCAACCGCAAAGAAGCTGATAAATATATGCTGCGCCTGGAAGCACTGGTCAACCCTTACGACCACCCGGGTTTTGAAAAAATCAGGAATTTTGCCCGTCGGGAAGTCAGGCAAAATCTTCGTGTAGATAAAAGAGCGGAATTTTTATTATCACTGCTAAGCGCCGCCCAAACCATGCCTTTTTTCGATTGGAAGGAAATCGGTACCTTTTCCGAGACAGAAAATATGCGCAACGCCGCCAGCAAGACTTATGACGGCAAGCGCACACTGTACCAGACACTGCTGGAGGAAATATTACAGGACAGTCCTGAAGCTATAGGGCTAACCACGGTATCAGGCAACTATGCTTTAAGCTTCTCTGCCCGCTGCCGTATAGATTTTACATTTGGCCGCTGGGATTTCAACGAATGCCCCGTTATATCCAACATATCCGGCGAAGAAATAGCTGAAATAATCTCACTGCAGGCCAAAGATGTACACACACTATTTTTAACCGAGAACAGGGCTGTGCTGAGAAAACTGGCGGGTCACATGCCACATGAAAAACGCCGCCACGTGGGAATGATTGCTTTCGACGGTCAGATTCGCTCCGCTGTCTATAATTTCCTTAAAATTTGGCAGGCTGCCGGCTTAAATAAGCTGCTTGTCTGGACTGATTTCGACCAGGCAGCTATATATATGCTAAAAAAATTGTACGGCCTTGGATTTGCGGACTTTAATGTTTTAGTTCCCAAAGAAGACGAATTAACGCTTTTAGATTATCCTCAGGCTATCAGTATGCTGGAGGAATTTATAAAAGAAAACATGCTGGTGGAGCAGGAATCCTACTTAAAGGATATGAGACTGCTGCAAGAATTGATTTTTAATTGTTAG
- a CDS encoding Uma2 family endonuclease, producing the protein MPTVSTGKKYTIEDYLKLDDGQSYELIEGELILVPRPRTKHQKIANRFFANLDRFVLMNNLGEVNGDVDVYLEEEVVAPDVFFVAKERLTIVGEMNIQGAPDLVVEVLSPSTARYDRKKKSRLYFRNGVKEYWLADPDQQLVEVLVAGEKEWKWIGVFDREDILTSNLLPGLEINLGEIFR; encoded by the coding sequence GTGCCAACTGTTTCAACCGGCAAAAAATATACTATTGAGGATTATTTAAAGTTAGATGACGGCCAGAGTTATGAGTTAATTGAGGGGGAATTGATTTTGGTTCCGCGGCCACGGACTAAACACCAGAAAATTGCCAATAGGTTTTTTGCAAACTTAGACCGTTTTGTACTTATGAATAACCTCGGGGAAGTTAATGGAGATGTGGACGTTTATCTGGAAGAGGAAGTTGTTGCCCCGGATGTATTTTTTGTTGCCAAAGAGAGACTAACTATTGTTGGAGAAATGAATATTCAGGGCGCACCGGACCTGGTAGTTGAGGTATTGTCTCCGTCTACGGCCAGGTATGATAGGAAGAAAAAGAGCCGGTTATATTTTAGAAATGGAGTTAAAGAGTATTGGCTGGCAGATCCGGATCAGCAGTTAGTTGAAGTTCTTGTTGCAGGAGAAAAAGAATGGAAATGGATTGGAGTATTTGATCGGGAGGACATCTTAACTTCTAATTTATTGCCCGGTCTCGAGATAAATTTAGGTGAGATCTTTCGATAA
- a CDS encoding MBL fold metallo-hydrolase has protein sequence MQVSEHVHALKIPFQVKLPSGVALDRFVYAYLIYGKEICLIDSGVTGAEELIFDYIKKTGRRPEEISLLVQTHAHPDHIGATRAIKNATGCKVAIHRAEVPWLEDVELQVKERPVPGFHNLVGGSAKVDLILEYGSVLKLDEVLHLEVIYSPGHSKGSVSLLLPKDKVLFSGDVVPLAGDMPIYDDVMALVSSVKRLKNEKFELLLAAWDEPRDSKQARGLMDEALHYLKRIDDAVVKVSGGEQAKVDEEFLKQVLAELGLPAAAANPLIARSFASHLKILERYYLPIQWF, from the coding sequence ATGCAGGTTTCTGAACATGTTCATGCTTTGAAAATACCTTTTCAAGTGAAGCTGCCGAGCGGTGTCGCGCTTGACCGGTTTGTATATGCCTATCTCATATACGGCAAAGAGATATGCCTTATTGACAGCGGGGTGACCGGTGCGGAGGAGCTTATTTTTGATTACATTAAAAAAACAGGGCGAAGACCGGAGGAGATTTCACTGCTGGTTCAGACTCACGCTCATCCCGATCATATCGGCGCAACAAGGGCAATCAAAAACGCCACCGGTTGTAAGGTAGCAATTCACCGTGCGGAAGTTCCCTGGCTTGAGGATGTGGAATTGCAGGTTAAAGAGCGACCGGTTCCCGGTTTTCATAACCTTGTGGGCGGTTCGGCCAAAGTGGATCTTATTCTTGAATACGGCAGCGTGCTGAAACTGGACGAAGTTTTGCACCTGGAAGTAATTTATTCTCCCGGTCATTCCAAAGGTTCTGTTTCACTTTTATTGCCCAAGGATAAGGTGCTTTTCTCCGGTGATGTCGTCCCTTTAGCGGGAGACATGCCAATCTATGATGATGTTATGGCCTTGGTAAGTTCCGTTAAGAGGCTGAAGAATGAGAAATTTGAATTGCTTTTGGCCGCCTGGGACGAGCCCAGGGACAGTAAACAGGCTCGCGGGCTAATGGACGAAGCACTGCATTATTTAAAGAGAATTGACGATGCCGTTGTCAAAGTGTCCGGCGGTGAACAGGCAAAGGTAGATGAAGAATTCTTAAAGCAGGTATTGGCCGAGTTGGGTTTGCCTGCGGCGGCAGCTAACCCGTTAATAGCCAGATCCTTTGCATCACATCTAAAGATTTTAGAGAGATACTATTTGCCTATTCAGTGGTTTTAG
- a CDS encoding phosphate ABC transporter ATP-binding protein produces MSVHLKNLCVFFNGTPVLKKINLEFKEQVIYAIVGPSGCGKTTLLRSINRTAELDRGFSCSGEILLYGKNIYQERDAAEIRRKIGIVFQTPVALPLSIKENVIFGIRYLGGANNKQLNYTAEHCLKQAGLWQEVKDKLHKPARELSGGQIQRLSIARTLAVNPEVLLLDEPCSNLDPVSAKLIEELLLSLSNRLTVILVTHNLFQARRIAQNTILMSVGCVVESGPTEVMFSTPDRQETKDYFSGLIW; encoded by the coding sequence ATGTCTGTTCATCTTAAGAATTTATGTGTCTTTTTTAATGGCACTCCGGTTTTAAAGAAAATCAACCTGGAATTTAAAGAACAGGTTATCTACGCTATTGTCGGACCATCAGGCTGCGGTAAAACTACCCTATTAAGGAGCATAAACAGGACAGCCGAGCTGGACAGGGGTTTTAGCTGCAGCGGTGAAATTTTACTGTACGGTAAAAATATATATCAGGAAAGAGATGCGGCAGAAATACGCCGCAAAATAGGCATAGTCTTTCAAACGCCGGTTGCTTTGCCTTTAAGCATCAAAGAGAACGTGATTTTCGGGATAAGATACCTGGGAGGGGCAAATAATAAGCAGTTAAATTATACAGCTGAGCATTGTTTAAAACAAGCCGGCCTATGGCAGGAAGTTAAAGATAAACTGCATAAACCGGCCCGGGAACTTTCAGGCGGTCAGATACAAAGACTATCCATAGCCAGAACACTGGCGGTTAACCCTGAAGTATTATTGCTGGATGAGCCCTGTTCTAATTTAGACCCGGTTTCTGCAAAATTAATAGAAGAATTATTATTAAGCCTGTCCAACCGGCTAACTGTTATTCTTGTCACACACAATCTTTTTCAGGCTCGAAGAATAGCGCAGAATACAATTCTTATGTCAGTCGGCTGTGTTGTTGAAAGCGGGCCGACTGAAGTAATGTTCTCCACCCCTGATCGGCAGGAAACAAAGGATTATTTCTCTGGATTAATATGGTGA
- the pstA gene encoding phosphate ABC transporter permease PstA — MTVRKWLDRLWLAVFWGAGLLILVILFSILGYLFYRGWPSLSIEFLTLTPKGLPLGSEGGVWPAITGTVYLVLIAVAAAGIPGITAAIYLVEGKDNQKFKQTINLIVQCMAGIPSIIIGLFGYSLLVVYLGFGISLLAGGLTLGIMIFPLILITARDALSAVNENYRLIGISLGVSRRYILARIIFPQAMPSILSGLLLAMGYAAGATAPIMVTAAVISAGSPGSLLEPVMALPYHLYTLFSQQISLDKAYGTALLLVLLLLAINITALCLRGCKRKGV; from the coding sequence TTGACGGTCAGGAAATGGCTGGACCGACTGTGGCTGGCAGTTTTTTGGGGAGCAGGCCTGCTTATACTGGTTATACTGTTCAGCATATTGGGCTACCTGTTTTATCGCGGCTGGCCTTCCCTATCCATTGAGTTCTTAACCCTAACGCCCAAAGGTTTGCCCCTGGGTTCGGAAGGAGGAGTATGGCCGGCCATTACCGGCACTGTTTATCTGGTATTGATAGCAGTTGCCGCTGCGGGTATTCCCGGAATTACTGCCGCTATCTATCTGGTTGAGGGCAAAGATAATCAAAAATTTAAACAGACAATAAACTTAATTGTGCAGTGCATGGCAGGAATCCCTTCGATTATTATCGGCTTATTCGGCTATTCCCTCTTAGTGGTTTACCTGGGCTTTGGAATATCTTTACTGGCAGGTGGACTGACCCTTGGCATCATGATATTCCCGCTTATTCTGATTACTGCCAGAGATGCTCTTTCAGCTGTTAATGAAAATTACCGGCTGATAGGAATATCTCTTGGCGTATCTCGCCGCTACATTTTAGCCAGAATAATTTTTCCTCAGGCAATGCCGTCAATCTTAAGCGGGCTGCTGCTGGCCATGGGTTATGCAGCCGGTGCCACGGCACCTATAATGGTTACGGCTGCCGTTATTTCCGCCGGTTCACCCGGCTCCTTATTGGAACCGGTTATGGCTTTGCCTTATCATCTATATACTTTGTTCAGCCAGCAAATATCGCTGGATAAAGCCTACGGTACCGCCCTGCTGCTGGTGCTTTTGCTGCTGGCAATAAATATTACGGCCTTATGTCTGCGCGGCTGCAAAAGAAAAGGAGTTTAA
- the pstC gene encoding phosphate ABC transporter permease subunit PstC produces the protein MNIFKNRSKLLDRLMDIFCLAISICATLLLLAVIAFMIRESGPVWLTAGPVKIITGTEWNPVLKPPQLGIGTMICSTLWTSLGAIFLASPLGFGGAVFLSEFAPDWLAGIIRPVLNILTGIPSVVYGFLGATVLVKFFEFSFHMASGESLFCASLVLTVMVLPYIVVASESALRSVPSEYRQAALALGVSKQYLTFRVLLPLAKKGLLGALILGFGRAAGETMAVLMLAGNSLLMPTSWFSRGEPLSALIALEIGTSEVGSPQYQALFAAGLILLSFIIGINLFLTFLRRPVGNEVRKS, from the coding sequence ATGAATATTTTTAAAAATCGAAGCAAGTTATTAGATCGACTTATGGATATATTTTGTCTGGCAATATCTATATGTGCCACACTTTTGCTGCTGGCCGTTATTGCTTTTATGATCCGGGAAAGCGGTCCGGTTTGGTTGACGGCAGGACCGGTAAAAATTATCACCGGTACAGAATGGAACCCTGTGCTCAAGCCACCTCAATTGGGGATTGGAACTATGATCTGCAGCACCTTGTGGACATCTCTGGGTGCAATTTTCCTGGCTTCACCCCTTGGTTTTGGCGGAGCGGTTTTTTTATCGGAATTTGCTCCGGACTGGTTGGCTGGAATAATTAGACCTGTATTAAATATTTTAACGGGAATACCCTCTGTAGTATATGGTTTTCTGGGAGCAACTGTATTGGTAAAGTTTTTCGAATTTTCTTTTCATATGGCCAGCGGTGAATCTTTATTTTGCGCCTCGCTAGTATTAACAGTGATGGTTTTACCCTATATTGTAGTTGCCTCAGAATCAGCCCTGCGCTCGGTTCCCTCAGAATACAGGCAAGCGGCACTGGCCTTAGGCGTTTCAAAGCAATACTTAACCTTTAGAGTATTGCTGCCACTGGCTAAGAAAGGTTTACTGGGAGCATTAATCTTAGGATTTGGACGGGCAGCCGGGGAAACTATGGCGGTTTTAATGCTGGCCGGCAACAGCTTGCTGATGCCCACATCCTGGTTCAGCAGGGGAGAACCACTTTCCGCTTTAATTGCACTGGAAATCGGCACGTCTGAGGTTGGCAGCCCGCAATACCAGGCACTGTTTGCCGCGGGTCTAATACTCTTAAGCTTTATTATTGGCATTAACCTGTTCCTGACTTTTCTCAGGCGTCCGGTTGGAAATGAGGTGAGAAAAAGTTGA
- a CDS encoding phosphate ABC transporter substrate-binding protein has translation MKKRSFLSIISLLLGLFLLAGCSQNQQAQTEQIKDTEGQAYSIKIGGSSTLSPVIAKCADNFTEKYKTWNKIDPKLPEEAITIFVSSGGSGFGVKSTINGTVDIGLASREITNSEKEKMAKGNIFKMGSDALTIAVNPQNPVLKVKPNLTADEIKRIFSGEIKTWKQLDPGLSDTPIVIAVRDLGGGASQVFDELVMKGTPVAKEALQLPSMGALAGKVMENANAIGYVSVGLVTQNQNKLAVLKVDGIEPTVENIALGKYKIARPLLLLTKDKPDARQQLFIDYLLSADGLKIVEDMGFIPPASRQ, from the coding sequence ATGAAAAAGAGAAGTTTTCTAAGTATTATTTCATTGCTGCTCGGTTTATTTTTACTGGCAGGCTGCAGTCAGAACCAGCAGGCACAGACAGAACAGATTAAGGACACTGAGGGTCAGGCATATTCCATTAAAATTGGCGGCTCCAGCACCCTGTCACCGGTTATAGCTAAATGCGCAGATAATTTTACAGAAAAATATAAAACATGGAATAAAATAGATCCCAAATTGCCTGAAGAAGCAATTACTATATTTGTTTCCAGCGGCGGTTCCGGCTTTGGAGTTAAATCCACTATTAACGGTACAGTTGATATCGGCTTAGCCTCACGGGAAATTACGAACTCCGAGAAAGAAAAAATGGCAAAGGGCAACATTTTTAAGATGGGCTCGGATGCTTTGACTATTGCTGTCAATCCCCAGAACCCTGTGCTAAAAGTGAAACCTAATTTAACAGCCGACGAAATTAAGCGCATCTTCTCCGGTGAAATAAAAACCTGGAAGCAGTTAGACCCCGGCCTTTCTGACACACCCATTGTTATAGCAGTGAGAGACCTTGGCGGCGGGGCCAGTCAAGTATTCGATGAATTAGTTATGAAGGGGACACCTGTAGCTAAGGAAGCGCTTCAACTGCCTTCCATGGGTGCTTTAGCCGGCAAAGTGATGGAAAATGCAAATGCCATCGGTTATGTTTCCGTCGGTCTGGTAACGCAAAATCAAAATAAGCTTGCTGTGCTCAAGGTTGATGGAATTGAACCTACAGTAGAAAATATAGCCCTGGGCAAGTACAAAATTGCGCGTCCTCTGTTATTGTTAACAAAGGACAAACCGGATGCCCGGCAGCAGCTTTTTATTGATTATCTTTTATCCGCTGATGGTCTTAAAATAGTTGAGGATATGGGATTTATACCGCCGGCTTCCAGGCAATAA